Within Claveliimonas bilis, the genomic segment CCAGTACCTTGATGGCGTCCTCTTTGCCAAAAGGCTCCAATGGATACAGCCCGTCCCGGAATTTTGTAAGTCCCACCGGAACAACTGACACGCTCTGAAGATAGGGAAGATATTCTGACAGATCACGGATACTTCTCTCCAGCTCTTCTCCGTCGTTGACGCCCTTACACAGAACAATCTGTCCGTTCATACAGATCTGACCTGCATACAGACGCTTTACCTTCTCAAGGGCCTCTCCCGCGAAACGGTTGTGCAGCATTTCGCAGCGAAGAACCGGATTTGTCGTATGAAAGGAAATATTAATCGGTTCCAAATGGTACCGGATGATCCGGTCAATGTCATGATCGCTCATATTGGTAAGCGTAATATAATTTCCCTGCAGGAAAGAAAGGCGCGAGTCGTCATCCTTGAAATAGAGAGTATCTCTCATGCCTTCCGGCATTTGATCAATAAAACAGAAAATGCACTTGTTGCGACAGGAACGATACTCATCCATCAGACCTTTTCCAAAATCAATCCCCAAATCCTCTTCATATTCTTTTTCTATTTCAAGTTCCCACTCTTCGCCATTTCTTTTTTCGATCAGAAGCGTCAGCTCCTCATCGTTAACAAAAAAATGGTAATCAAATACGTCTTCAATTTCCTGACTATTGATAGACAGTAGAAAATCTCCCGGTTCGACACCAAGCTCTTCTGCAATACTGCCCGGCTTTACGTCTTTTATTTCATGCTTATGGCTCATAGAATAAACTCCTATTATTAAATTATCAGCGAAATAAGTATAACATATTCTTCCCGATTTAGTTGACCTTTTTATAGGAAAAATGATATAAATAATAAAGAAAAGAAAAAATATAATACACAGGAGGCACTTATGCCAAATTTAGAACTCTTGGAACAGGCTCTGCCTGTCGCCCCTTTAAAGATTGCCGCTCTGGAAAGCTGCAGAGAAATGGGGCAAAAAGTAAATGATTACATCGTACAGTTTCGTCGGGAAACACTGAAGGAAGACTTAAATTCTCCTTTGTTTTCCAACTATCAGACGGACAACTATCTTATAGAATGTCATTGCCCCCGCTTCGGAAGCGGAGAGGCAAAGGGGCTTCTCAAGGAATCTGTCCGCGGAAAAGATCTCTTCATTATGGTCGATGTCTGCAATTACAGCCTGACCTACAGTGTAAATGGACATCTCAACCACATGTCCCCGGACGATCATTACCAGGATTTGAAGCGTATTATCTCTGCGGCCAATGGAAAAGCACACCGCATCAATGTCATGATGCCTTTCCTCTATGAGAGCCGGCAGCATAAACGTACAAAACGTGAGTCCCTGGACTGCGCACTTGCCCTGGAAGAACTGGTAGATATGGGCGTTTCCAATATCCTCACCTTTGACGCCCACGATCCGCGGGTGCAAAATGCGATCCCTCTTCTGGGATTTGACAACTTCAATCCTCCATATCAGTTCATGAAGGCACTGCTTCGTGCCGAACCGGATCTGCAGGTAGACAAAGAACATCTGATGATCGTAAGCCCCGATGAAGGAGCAATGCACCGGGCAGTCTATTTCTCCAATGTCCTTGGAGTAGATATGGGAATGTTCTACAAACGCCGTGATTACTCTACTATTGTAAATGGAAAGAATCCAATCGTAGCCCATGAATTTCTCGGATCTGATGTAAAAGGCAAAAATCTGATCATTGTGGATGATATGATCTCTTCCGGAGAAAGTATGCTGGATGTGGCAAAACAGCTGAAAGACCGCGGAGCCGGACGAGTATTTGTCTGCACTACCTTTGGTCTTTTCACAAATGGCCTGTCTGCCTTTGATGAATACTATGAAAAAGGCTATATCGACCGCGTGATCACTACAAACCTGACGTATCTGCCGCCTGCGGCTCTGGACAAGCCATATTTTGTAACAGCCGATATGAGCAAATTTATTGCTCTTAT encodes:
- a CDS encoding DUF512 domain-containing protein, which translates into the protein MSHKHEIKDVKPGSIAEELGVEPGDFLLSINSQEIEDVFDYHFFVNDEELTLLIEKRNGEEWELEIEKEYEEDLGIDFGKGLMDEYRSCRNKCIFCFIDQMPEGMRDTLYFKDDDSRLSFLQGNYITLTNMSDHDIDRIIRYHLEPINISFHTTNPVLRCEMLHNRFAGEALEKVKRLYAGQICMNGQIVLCKGVNDGEELERSIRDLSEYLPYLQSVSVVPVGLTKFRDGLYPLEPFGKEDAIKVLEVIHRWQKKLYEKWGIHFIHAGDEWYLLAGQELPEEERYDGYLQLENGVGMLRLLENEFQEAFAEFPGDEKPREVSIATGKLAFPFIRAMADRIEGKYSGTKIHVYEIRNDFFGEKITVAGLITGTDLAAQLKGKELGNVLLLPCSMFRSGEEVFLDDMTLEDLKEALQSDIDIVKSSGQNFIEAVLKER
- a CDS encoding ribose-phosphate pyrophosphokinase; translated protein: MPNLELLEQALPVAPLKIAALESCREMGQKVNDYIVQFRRETLKEDLNSPLFSNYQTDNYLIECHCPRFGSGEAKGLLKESVRGKDLFIMVDVCNYSLTYSVNGHLNHMSPDDHYQDLKRIISAANGKAHRINVMMPFLYESRQHKRTKRESLDCALALEELVDMGVSNILTFDAHDPRVQNAIPLLGFDNFNPPYQFMKALLRAEPDLQVDKEHLMIVSPDEGAMHRAVYFSNVLGVDMGMFYKRRDYSTIVNGKNPIVAHEFLGSDVKGKNLIIVDDMISSGESMLDVAKQLKDRGAGRVFVCTTFGLFTNGLSAFDEYYEKGYIDRVITTNLTYLPPAALDKPYFVTADMSKFIALIIESLNHDISIGSVLDPTQKIHVLLEKHRAALAAGIK